Proteins encoded together in one Pantoea sp. CCBC3-3-1 window:
- the cobO gene encoding cob(I)yrinic acid a,c-diamide adenosyltransferase: MTDDRHQQRQQRLKEKVDARIAAATETRGILMVFTGNGKGKTTAAFGTVTRAVGHQKQAGVIQFIKGEWPNGERNLLEPAGVEFQVMATGFTWDTQNRETDIAACQSVWQHGKRMLRDASLDLVVLDELTYMVSYDYLLLDEVLTALRDRPAHQSVIITGRGCHREILALADTVTEMRPVKHAFDAGIQAQQGIDW; the protein is encoded by the coding sequence ATGACGGACGATCGCCATCAGCAGCGTCAGCAGCGGCTAAAAGAAAAGGTGGATGCACGTATCGCGGCAGCAACCGAAACACGCGGCATCCTGATGGTTTTCACCGGCAACGGAAAAGGCAAAACAACTGCCGCTTTCGGAACGGTAACGCGTGCGGTGGGTCATCAGAAGCAGGCGGGCGTTATTCAGTTTATCAAAGGCGAGTGGCCTAACGGCGAACGCAATTTACTGGAACCAGCAGGCGTCGAGTTTCAGGTTATGGCCACCGGGTTTACCTGGGATACGCAAAACCGCGAAACCGATATTGCCGCCTGTCAAAGCGTCTGGCAGCACGGAAAACGCATGTTGCGGGATGCCTCACTGGATCTGGTGGTGCTGGATGAACTGACTTATATGGTCAGCTATGACTATTTATTACTGGACGAGGTCCTGACAGCCTTGCGTGACCGTCCGGCGCATCAAAGCGTCATTATTACCGGTCGTGGCTGTCATCGTGAAATTCTGGCGCTGGCGGATACCGTGACTGAAATGCGTCCGGTAAAACATGCTTTTGATGCAGGCATTCAGGCTCAGCAAGGGATCGACTGGTAA
- the sohB gene encoding protease SohB, translated as MELLSYYGLFLAKTVTVVVAIAAVAILITHLAMRKRTQSGQLKLTHLGDNYRDMQDEMLLAQMKPQDRKRWHKEHKKQEKLEAKTAKQRAKQGLKSESGRPVLYVIDFKGSMDAHEVASLREEVSAVMAVAKPQDEVLLRLESPGGVVHGYGLASSQLQRLRDKGIRLTVAVDKVAASGGYMMACVADRIVAAPFSIIGSIGVVAQIPNFNRLLKRNEIDVELHTAGEYKRTLTLFGENTEQGREKFREDLNETHELFKQFVHQMRPSLDIDSVATGEHWFGSQALEKGLIDAIGTSDDLIIDQIAGREVIAVHYVRRKKMMDRFTQSAASSAERLLLRLWQRGEKPLL; from the coding sequence GTGGAATTACTCTCTTACTATGGACTTTTTCTGGCAAAAACGGTCACGGTGGTCGTGGCGATTGCGGCCGTTGCCATTCTGATTACCCATCTGGCGATGCGCAAACGGACGCAAAGCGGCCAGTTAAAGCTGACGCATCTCGGCGATAATTATCGCGACATGCAGGACGAGATGCTGCTGGCGCAGATGAAGCCACAGGATAGAAAACGGTGGCATAAAGAGCATAAAAAGCAGGAAAAACTGGAGGCGAAAACGGCCAAACAGCGTGCAAAGCAGGGGCTGAAAAGCGAAAGCGGCAGGCCCGTTCTGTATGTGATTGATTTCAAAGGCAGCATGGATGCGCATGAAGTCGCCTCGCTGCGTGAGGAAGTTTCCGCCGTCATGGCGGTGGCAAAACCGCAGGATGAAGTGCTGCTGCGGCTGGAAAGCCCCGGCGGCGTGGTACATGGCTATGGGCTGGCCTCATCGCAGCTTCAGCGCCTGCGCGATAAAGGCATTCGCCTGACCGTTGCGGTAGATAAAGTCGCTGCCAGCGGCGGTTACATGATGGCCTGTGTTGCGGATCGCATTGTTGCCGCGCCGTTTTCAATTATTGGTTCCATTGGCGTGGTGGCGCAGATCCCTAACTTTAACCGCCTGCTCAAGCGTAACGAAATTGATGTCGAGCTGCACACTGCCGGAGAATATAAGCGCACGCTGACGCTTTTTGGTGAGAACACCGAGCAGGGCCGCGAGAAATTCCGCGAAGATCTGAACGAAACACATGAACTGTTTAAACAGTTCGTGCATCAGATGCGCCCTTCGCTCGATATCGACAGCGTGGCGACGGGCGAGCACTGGTTTGGCAGTCAGGCGCTGGAAAAAGGGCTGATTGACGCAATCGGCACCAGCGACGATTTGATCATCGATCAGATTGCCGGACGTGAAGTCATTGCGGTGCATTACGTACGACGCAAAAAAATGATGGATCGCTTTACGCAAAGCGCAGCCAGCAGCGCCGAACGCCTGCTGCTGCGCCTCTGGCAGCGTGGCGAAAAGCCGCTTCTTTGA
- the rluB gene encoding 23S rRNA pseudouridine(2605) synthase RluB, with translation MSEKLQKVLARAGHGSRREIETMISAGRVSVDGKIATLGDRVEPSKSLKIRIDGHLVSVAESTTEVCRVLAYYKPEGELCTRNDPEGRPTVFDRLPKLRGARWIAVGRLDVNTCGLLLFTTDGELANRLMHPSREVEREYAVRVFGQVDDDKLKQLSRGVQLEDGPASFKTLKFAGGEGINQWYSVTLTEGRNREVRRLWESVGVQVSRLIRTRYGDIDLPKGLPRGGYTELELAPTNYLRELVGLQPETTSKVAVEKDRRRTKANQIRRAVKRHTQLNGSRRPANKR, from the coding sequence ATGAGCGAAAAGTTACAGAAAGTTCTCGCGCGCGCCGGACACGGTTCCCGCCGCGAAATTGAAACCATGATTTCCGCCGGACGCGTCAGCGTGGACGGTAAAATAGCAACGCTGGGCGACCGCGTTGAACCAAGCAAATCACTCAAAATTCGTATTGATGGCCATCTGGTCTCCGTCGCCGAATCCACTACCGAAGTTTGCCGCGTGCTGGCTTATTACAAGCCGGAAGGCGAACTTTGCACGCGTAACGATCCGGAAGGGCGCCCGACCGTATTCGATCGCCTGCCCAAGCTGCGTGGCGCGCGCTGGATCGCCGTAGGGCGTCTGGACGTCAACACCTGCGGCCTGCTGCTGTTCACTACTGATGGTGAGCTGGCAAACCGTCTGATGCATCCAAGCCGTGAAGTGGAAAGGGAATATGCCGTTCGCGTCTTTGGCCAGGTAGATGATGACAAGCTGAAACAGCTGAGCCGCGGCGTGCAGCTGGAAGATGGCCCGGCCTCGTTCAAAACGCTGAAGTTTGCTGGCGGTGAAGGTATCAACCAGTGGTATAGCGTGACGCTGACCGAAGGCCGTAACCGTGAGGTGCGTCGCCTTTGGGAATCGGTAGGCGTGCAGGTAAGCCGTTTGATCCGTACCCGTTACGGCGATATCGACCTGCCAAAAGGCCTGCCGCGAGGGGGTTACACCGAGCTGGAGCTGGCGCCTACCAACTATCTGCGTGAACTGGTGGGTCTTCAGCCAGAAACGACCAGTAAAGTGGCGGTGGAAAAAGATCGTCGTCGTACTAAAGCGAATCAGATCCGTCGCGCTGTTAAGCGCCATACTCAGCTTAACGGCAGCCGTCGTCCGGCAAATAAGCGTTAA
- a CDS encoding YciK family oxidoreductase — MHYQPDNNLLNDRIILVTGASDGIGREAAVSYARHGAQVLLLGRNPQKLQAVADEIAASGKPTPPWFVLDLATATPEQCNQLAAEVAQQVSRLDGVLHNAGLLGDVVPMAGQDPLVWQQVMRVNVDATFFLTQSLLPLLLKSANGSLVFTSSSVGRQGRAGWGAYSVSKFATEGMMQVLAEEYRDAALRVNCINPGGTRTKMRASAFPQEDADKLKTPADIMPLYLYVMGDDCHETGVSFDAQPGRKPGAAE; from the coding sequence ATGCATTATCAACCCGACAACAATTTGCTGAACGATCGTATCATTCTTGTCACCGGTGCCAGCGACGGTATTGGCCGGGAAGCGGCCGTCAGCTATGCGCGCCATGGCGCTCAGGTTCTGCTGCTGGGACGTAATCCCCAAAAGCTTCAGGCTGTTGCCGATGAAATCGCCGCCAGCGGTAAACCCACTCCGCCCTGGTTTGTGCTGGATTTAGCCACCGCGACGCCTGAACAGTGCAATCAGTTAGCCGCCGAGGTCGCTCAGCAGGTCTCCCGCCTTGATGGCGTATTACATAATGCTGGCTTACTCGGCGACGTGGTGCCAATGGCCGGGCAGGATCCGCTTGTCTGGCAGCAAGTGATGCGCGTAAACGTTGATGCCACTTTCTTCCTGACCCAGTCATTACTGCCGCTGTTGCTGAAATCGGCGAACGGTTCACTGGTATTTACCTCATCCAGCGTTGGTCGTCAGGGACGTGCCGGCTGGGGCGCCTATTCCGTGTCGAAATTTGCCACCGAAGGCATGATGCAGGTACTGGCAGAAGAGTATCGCGACGCGGCGCTGCGCGTGAACTGTATTAACCCGGGCGGAACCCGCACTAAAATGCGCGCCAGCGCCTTCCCGCAAGAAGATGCTGATAAGCTGAAAACCCCTGCCGATATTATGCCGCTCTATCTTTATGTTATGGGCGACGACTGTCATGAAACCGGCGTCAGCTTTGATGCTCAGCCAGGCCGTAAGCCTGGAGCAGCAGAATAA
- a CDS encoding L-threonylcarbamoyladenylate synthase produces MSQFFYIHPENPQQRLVKQAIELLNKGGVIVYPTDSGYALGCKLEDKTAMERICRIRQLDGNHNFTLMCRDLSELSTYAHVDNTAFRLIKNNTPGNYTFILKATKEVPRRLMNDKRKTIGLRVPSNPIALALLEALNEPMMSTSLMLPGNDFTESDPEAIQDEIGKLVDLIIHGGYLGQQPTTVVDLTENTPEVIREGVGDVQPFL; encoded by the coding sequence ATGAGTCAATTTTTCTATATACACCCGGAAAACCCGCAGCAGCGGCTGGTAAAACAGGCTATAGAGCTGCTGAATAAAGGCGGCGTTATCGTCTATCCGACCGATTCAGGCTACGCGCTGGGTTGTAAGCTGGAAGATAAAACCGCAATGGAACGTATCTGTCGTATCCGGCAGCTGGACGGAAATCACAACTTCACCCTGATGTGCCGCGATCTCTCTGAGCTTTCTACTTATGCGCATGTTGATAACACCGCCTTCAGGTTGATCAAGAATAACACGCCAGGAAATTACACCTTTATTTTGAAGGCGACCAAAGAAGTTCCGCGACGCCTGATGAACGATAAGCGTAAAACCATTGGCCTGCGCGTTCCTTCCAATCCGATTGCGCTGGCACTGCTGGAAGCACTGAATGAACCGATGATGTCAACATCGCTGATGCTACCGGGCAATGATTTTACCGAATCCGATCCGGAAGCGATTCAGGATGAAATAGGTAAGCTGGTGGATTTAATTATTCATGGCGGATATTTAGGACAGCAGCCGACAACGGTAGTGGATTTAACCGAAAATACGCCAGAAGTGATTCGTGAAGGCGTGGGCGACGTGCAGCCTTTCCTGTAA
- a CDS encoding PHP domain-containing protein, whose translation MTDPTPLNPWPIYDLHSHTRASDGLLTPEELVLRAVEQRVGVLAITDHDTVDGIEPAREAIAKHQLPLRLIAGVEVSALWENHEIHIVGLGVDPQHPVLTAFLQAQSDRRMARAQLIAERLEKAHIPGALAGALALADGGAITRGHFARFLVAQGKADNMAQVFKNYLARGKTGYVPPQWCTIKQAIDAIHHSGGRSVLAHPGRYGLSAKWLKRLIAHFSDVGGDAMEVAQCQQAPNERTQLAQYAQDYQLAASQGSDFHQPCPWIELGKKLWLPGGVEAVWLRFPEITQV comes from the coding sequence TTGACTGACCCAACCCCGCTTAATCCCTGGCCCATTTACGATTTACACAGCCATACCCGAGCTTCCGACGGCTTATTGACGCCGGAAGAGTTGGTGCTGAGGGCCGTTGAACAGCGCGTTGGCGTGCTGGCCATTACCGATCACGACACGGTCGATGGCATCGAGCCTGCCCGTGAAGCCATTGCCAAACACCAACTGCCGCTGCGGCTGATTGCCGGAGTGGAAGTTTCTGCGCTGTGGGAAAACCACGAAATTCATATCGTCGGGCTGGGCGTGGATCCCCAACATCCTGTCCTGACGGCTTTCCTGCAGGCACAAAGCGACCGGCGAATGGCGCGCGCGCAGCTTATCGCCGAACGTCTGGAAAAAGCTCACATCCCCGGCGCGTTAGCGGGTGCGCTGGCGCTGGCCGACGGTGGGGCTATTACGCGCGGGCATTTCGCCCGTTTCCTGGTCGCGCAGGGGAAAGCCGATAATATGGCGCAGGTTTTCAAAAATTATCTCGCGCGCGGTAAAACCGGTTACGTACCGCCACAGTGGTGTACAATTAAACAAGCCATTGATGCTATTCATCATTCTGGAGGACGTAGCGTACTGGCGCATCCCGGCCGGTATGGGCTATCTGCCAAATGGCTGAAGCGTCTGATCGCCCACTTTAGTGACGTCGGGGGCGATGCAATGGAAGTCGCACAGTGTCAGCAGGCGCCTAATGAAAGAACGCAGCTGGCGCAATACGCGCAGGACTACCAGCTGGCCGCGTCTCAGGGTTCGGACTTCCATCAGCCCTGTCCGTGGATTGAGCTGGGAAAAAAATTATGGCTTCCGGGTGGCGTTGAAGCTGTCTGGCTACGCTTCCCGGAAATTACGCAGGTTTGA
- a CDS encoding DUF2498 family protein codes for MIAAHENYFAGLAASDVEQKGDVLVFRGDYFLDEQGLPGEKSTVVFNVFKFLAVELSPRYHLEQ; via the coding sequence ATGATTGCCGCGCACGAAAATTATTTCGCCGGATTAGCCGCGAGCGATGTGGAACAGAAAGGGGATGTATTGGTATTTCGGGGCGATTATTTTCTCGACGAACAAGGGTTGCCCGGCGAGAAAAGCACGGTTGTATTTAACGTATTTAAATTTCTGGCCGTTGAGCTTTCGCCGCGCTATCACCTTGAGCAATAA
- a CDS encoding trypsin-like peptidase domain-containing protein, whose protein sequence is MKKIMPLAALALLTLTGCSVGKYEYSSEAMKRVDMNFTGIPTILGIGALGTSIPITPEYSLTAAHVAKLSVQRVKAYHPYCDLAIIYHKNDIKTLPKFSNGEVGAQVKMYGYSFISAMPVESTGVNLALTGIRNEWNKRPCVAMASNAGVVKGMSGGAVYNHDDSISGVIVGFTKEIKRHKASTVPLKDVSLYIPYQDFKAWLTQTTAS, encoded by the coding sequence ATGAAAAAAATAATGCCCCTCGCGGCGTTAGCATTGCTGACGCTGACCGGCTGCTCTGTAGGCAAATATGAATACAGCAGCGAAGCTATGAAACGTGTCGATATGAATTTTACCGGCATTCCAACCATCCTGGGCATCGGTGCGCTCGGCACCAGCATACCCATTACTCCGGAATACAGCCTCACCGCCGCACACGTCGCTAAGCTCTCCGTGCAGCGCGTTAAGGCATACCATCCTTATTGCGATCTGGCGATTATCTACCATAAAAACGACATTAAAACCTTACCAAAATTCAGTAATGGTGAAGTCGGCGCGCAGGTTAAAATGTATGGCTACAGCTTTATTAGCGCAATGCCGGTGGAATCAACGGGCGTAAATCTGGCGTTGACGGGAATTCGTAATGAATGGAATAAACGTCCTTGTGTCGCAATGGCCTCTAACGCTGGCGTCGTAAAAGGCATGTCAGGCGGCGCTGTATATAATCATGACGACAGCATCAGCGGCGTGATTGTTGGTTTCACCAAAGAGATTAAACGCCATAAGGCAAGCACTGTGCCCCTGAAAGATGTTTCGCTTTATATCCCTTATCAGGACTTTAAAGCGTGGCTGACTCAGACGACAGCGTCGTAA